One Mycolicibacterium pulveris genomic region harbors:
- a CDS encoding dsRBD fold-containing protein produces the protein MYDKVLDNKWHVEVEFSEDEVHTHASACATLADDTTMTTTGDAYRNPRDDSQPMVGEEIAAARALFALATQLLEEASARIAQNTRQPVHLYH, from the coding sequence ATGTACGACAAGGTTCTGGACAACAAATGGCACGTCGAGGTGGAGTTCTCCGAAGACGAGGTGCACACCCACGCTTCCGCGTGCGCCACGCTGGCCGACGACACCACGATGACGACGACCGGGGACGCCTACCGCAATCCCAGGGACGACAGCCAGCCGATGGTCGGTGAGGAGATCGCGGCGGCTCGCGCACTCTTCGCGCTGGCCACCCAGCTGCTGGAGGAGGCGTCGGCGCGGATCGCGCAGAACACGCGCCAACCGGTGCACCTGTACCACTGA
- a CDS encoding 3-beta-hydroxysteroid dehydrogenase, with the protein MGDSALTTELGRVLVTGGSGFVGANLVTELLDRGYQVRSFDRAPSPVTDHPRLEVLQGDICDVDTVAAAVTGIDTVFHTAAIIDLMGGASVTEEYRQRSFAVNVHGTENLVHTAQAAGVKRFVYTASNSVVMGGKKLAGADETLPYTDRFNDLYTETKVIAEKFVLSQNGVGGLLTCSIRPSGIWGRGDQTMFRKVFESVLAGHVKVLVGSKNVKLDNSYVHNLTHGFILAAEHLVPGGTAPGQAYFINDGEPINMFEFSRPVVEACGRRYPKIRVPGRLVWAAMTAWQWLHFRFGLPKPMIEPLGVERLYLDNHFSIAKAERDLGYRPLFSTQQAMADCLPYYVDLFNQMRAAAATA; encoded by the coding sequence ATGGGCGATTCAGCGTTGACCACCGAGCTCGGCCGGGTGCTGGTCACCGGCGGTTCCGGGTTCGTCGGCGCCAACCTGGTGACCGAACTTCTCGACCGCGGGTATCAGGTGCGGTCGTTCGACCGCGCACCGTCCCCAGTGACCGACCATCCGCGGCTCGAGGTGCTCCAGGGCGACATCTGTGACGTCGACACCGTGGCGGCCGCGGTGACGGGCATCGACACCGTCTTTCACACCGCCGCGATCATCGATCTGATGGGCGGCGCCTCGGTCACCGAGGAGTACCGGCAGCGCAGTTTCGCGGTGAACGTGCACGGGACAGAGAACCTGGTGCACACAGCGCAGGCCGCAGGGGTCAAGCGGTTCGTCTACACCGCGTCCAACAGCGTGGTGATGGGCGGCAAGAAGCTGGCCGGCGCCGACGAAACGCTGCCCTACACCGACCGTTTCAACGACCTTTACACCGAGACCAAGGTCATCGCCGAGAAATTCGTGTTGTCGCAGAACGGAGTTGGCGGTCTGCTGACGTGTTCCATTCGGCCCAGCGGGATTTGGGGACGCGGTGACCAGACCATGTTCCGCAAGGTGTTCGAGAGCGTGCTGGCCGGTCACGTCAAGGTGCTCGTCGGCAGCAAGAACGTCAAGCTGGACAACTCGTACGTGCACAACCTGACTCACGGATTCATCCTGGCCGCCGAGCATCTGGTGCCCGGCGGAACGGCGCCCGGTCAGGCGTATTTCATCAACGACGGCGAGCCGATCAACATGTTCGAGTTCTCCCGCCCGGTGGTGGAGGCCTGCGGACGGCGCTATCCCAAAATCCGGGTGCCCGGCCGGTTGGTGTGGGCGGCGATGACGGCCTGGCAGTGGCTGCACTTCCGGTTCGGGCTGCCCAAGCCGATGATCGAACCCCTTGGCGTGGAACGCCTCTACCTCGACAACCACTTCTCGATCGCGAAGGCCGAGCGCGACTTGGGTTATCGCCCGCTGTTCAGCACGCAGCAGGCGATGGCCGATTGCCTGCCGTATTACGTCGACCTGTTCAACCAGATGAGGGCAGCCGCGGCGACAGCCTGA
- a CDS encoding exodeoxyribonuclease VII small subunit: MKPISEMGYEEARDELIGVVQQLEQGGLDLDASLKLWERGEELAKRCEDHLAGARKRVEDVLAARDADEG, from the coding sequence ATGAAGCCTATTAGTGAAATGGGGTACGAAGAAGCTCGCGACGAGCTGATCGGCGTCGTGCAGCAGCTCGAGCAGGGCGGGCTCGACCTCGATGCGTCGCTGAAGCTATGGGAACGCGGCGAAGAACTGGCTAAACGCTGTGAGGATCACTTAGCTGGTGCCCGCAAACGTGTCGAGGATGTGCTGGCCGCCAGGGACGCCGACGAAGGTTGA
- the xseA gene encoding exodeoxyribonuclease VII large subunit: MTEAEPGKSPDNPWPVRAVATRVAKYIDRLGTVWVEGQIAQLNFRPTVAFILLRDPAADMSLSVVCPRDLVANAPVELTEGVQVVMHGKPQFHTGRGSFSLRVSEIRAVGLGELLARIERLRRLLEAEGLFDPRLKRPLPFLPNTVGLITGRASAAERDVVSVAQSRWPAVRFTIRNTAVQGPNTVAQIVEALRELDANAEVDVIVIARGGGDIDALLPFYDETLCREIAKCTTPVVSAIGHEPDNPLCDLVADVRAATPTDAAKRIVPDAAAEQARIADLCRRGGRALRNWVHREQHTLDQLRSRPVLARPLAAIDTRADEVHRALAAARRDITRLVAAEADRVGHLSARLSTLGPAATLARGYAVVQTMPDAQVLRTTADAPAGRRLRVRVADGAIAAVSDGPERPEGTDE, from the coding sequence GTGACCGAGGCCGAGCCGGGCAAGTCGCCCGACAACCCCTGGCCGGTGCGCGCGGTGGCCACCCGCGTCGCCAAGTACATCGACCGGCTGGGCACGGTGTGGGTCGAGGGCCAGATCGCCCAGCTCAACTTCCGGCCCACCGTGGCGTTCATCCTGCTGCGCGATCCGGCCGCCGACATGTCGCTCTCGGTCGTCTGCCCGCGCGACCTGGTGGCCAACGCGCCGGTGGAGCTGACCGAGGGCGTGCAGGTGGTGATGCACGGCAAGCCGCAGTTCCACACCGGCCGGGGCTCCTTCTCGCTGCGGGTCAGCGAGATCCGCGCGGTCGGGCTCGGCGAACTGCTCGCCCGCATCGAACGCCTCCGCAGGCTGCTGGAGGCCGAAGGGCTCTTTGATCCGCGCCTCAAACGTCCGCTGCCGTTTCTGCCGAACACCGTCGGGCTGATCACCGGGCGCGCGTCGGCCGCCGAGCGTGACGTGGTGTCTGTTGCCCAGAGCCGTTGGCCCGCAGTGCGATTCACAATCCGCAACACGGCCGTGCAGGGACCCAACACCGTCGCGCAGATCGTCGAGGCGTTACGCGAACTCGACGCGAACGCCGAGGTCGACGTGATCGTGATCGCCCGCGGCGGCGGTGACATCGATGCGCTGCTGCCGTTCTACGACGAGACCCTGTGCCGCGAGATCGCCAAGTGCACCACGCCGGTGGTGAGCGCGATCGGTCACGAGCCCGACAACCCGCTGTGCGACCTGGTGGCCGATGTGCGGGCCGCCACCCCCACCGACGCGGCCAAGCGCATCGTGCCCGACGCCGCGGCCGAGCAGGCGCGCATCGCCGACCTGTGCCGTCGCGGCGGGCGCGCGTTGCGCAACTGGGTGCACCGCGAACAGCACACGCTGGACCAGTTGCGCAGCCGCCCGGTGTTGGCCCGGCCGCTGGCCGCGATCGACACGCGCGCCGACGAGGTGCATCGCGCGCTGGCCGCGGCCCGACGCGACATCACCCGGCTGGTGGCCGCGGAGGCCGACCGCGTCGGCCACCTGTCGGCGCGGCTGTCCACGTTGGGGCCGGCGGCGACGTTGGCGCGGGGTTACGCCGTCGTGCAGACGATGCCCGACGCGCAGGTGCTGCGCACGACGGCCGACGCGCCGGCGGGCAGACGGCTGCGGGTGCGGGTGGCGGACGGCGCGATCGCGGCGGTCAGCGACGGCCCGGAACGACCCGAAGGGACGGATGAATGA
- a CDS encoding lipid droplet-associated protein has protein sequence MATAPYGVRLLVGAAVTAIEETRKLPQTILMYPMTVASQVAHLVMKVQQDVADLVIKGDEALEAMFPPKEEQPEWATFDEDLEDAGAAGTDGQRLTEGRFALFSGGEPETPAAEPAVNNSSVATDEVEVPEIVTELDYESLTLAQLRARLASLQVADLEALLAYEEATRARAPFQTLLANRITRATAK, from the coding sequence ATGGCAACTGCACCGTATGGTGTCCGTCTGCTCGTTGGCGCAGCGGTCACCGCCATCGAGGAAACCCGCAAGCTTCCGCAGACCATCCTGATGTATCCGATGACGGTCGCCAGTCAGGTCGCCCACCTCGTGATGAAGGTGCAGCAGGACGTCGCCGACCTGGTGATCAAGGGCGACGAGGCCCTCGAAGCGATGTTCCCTCCGAAGGAGGAGCAGCCGGAGTGGGCGACGTTCGACGAGGACCTCGAGGATGCGGGCGCGGCAGGCACCGACGGCCAGCGGCTCACCGAGGGCCGGTTCGCGCTGTTCAGCGGCGGCGAGCCCGAGACACCCGCCGCCGAACCCGCCGTCAACAACTCCTCGGTGGCCACCGACGAGGTGGAGGTCCCCGAGATCGTCACCGAGCTGGATTACGAGTCGCTGACGCTGGCGCAACTGCGCGCAAGGTTGGCGTCGCTGCAGGTGGCCGACCTCGAGGCGCTGCTGGCCTACGAGGAGGCGACCAGGGCGCGCGCACCGTTCCAGACTCTGCTGGCCAACAGGATCACCCGCGCCACCGCCAAGTGA
- a CDS encoding 4-hydroxy-3-methylbut-2-enyl diphosphate reductase, with protein MPPTIDMGIPGVSQTAAGSGTGGVMGKRVLLAEPRGYCAGVDRAVETVERALEKHGAPVYVRHEIVHNRHVVDTLAKAGAVFVDETDEVPEGAIVVFSAHGVAPTVHQSAKERDLKVIDATCPLVTKVHNEAKRFARDDYDILLIGHEGHEEVIGTAGEAPDHVQLVDGPESVDQVTVRDENKVIWLSQTTLSVDETMETVHRLRERFPKLQDPPSDDICYATQNRQVAVKAMAPECELVIVVGSRNSSNSVRLVEVALGAGSDAAHLVDYADDIDPTWLDGVTTVGVTSGASVPEILVRGVLERLAEFGYDTVQPVTTANETLVFALPREIRPARA; from the coding sequence ATGCCACCGACAATCGACATGGGGATTCCGGGCGTCAGCCAGACGGCAGCGGGCTCGGGCACCGGTGGCGTCATGGGCAAACGGGTGTTGCTGGCCGAACCACGTGGTTACTGCGCCGGGGTGGACCGGGCGGTGGAGACCGTGGAGCGCGCGCTGGAGAAGCACGGGGCCCCGGTTTACGTGCGTCACGAGATCGTGCACAACCGGCACGTCGTCGACACGCTGGCCAAGGCAGGCGCGGTGTTCGTCGACGAGACCGACGAGGTGCCCGAGGGCGCCATCGTGGTGTTCTCCGCCCACGGGGTCGCCCCGACCGTGCATCAGAGCGCCAAGGAGCGCGATCTCAAGGTCATCGACGCGACCTGCCCGCTGGTGACCAAGGTGCACAACGAGGCCAAACGGTTCGCCCGCGACGACTACGACATCCTGCTGATCGGCCACGAGGGCCACGAGGAGGTCATCGGCACCGCCGGTGAGGCACCCGACCACGTGCAGCTGGTCGACGGGCCCGAATCGGTGGACCAGGTCACCGTGCGCGACGAGAACAAAGTGATCTGGCTGTCGCAGACCACGCTGTCCGTCGACGAGACGATGGAAACCGTGCACCGGCTGCGTGAGCGCTTCCCCAAGCTGCAGGATCCGCCCAGCGACGACATCTGCTACGCCACCCAGAACCGCCAGGTCGCGGTGAAGGCGATGGCGCCGGAGTGCGAGCTGGTCATCGTGGTCGGGTCGCGCAACTCGTCGAACTCCGTGCGCCTGGTCGAGGTGGCCCTGGGCGCCGGCTCCGACGCCGCGCACCTGGTCGACTACGCCGACGACATCGACCCCACCTGGCTGGACGGGGTGACGACGGTGGGGGTCACTTCCGGCGCGTCCGTGCCCGAGATCCTGGTGCGCGGGGTGCTGGAACGGCTCGCCGAGTTCGGCTACGACACGGTGCAGCCGGTGACGACGGCCAACGAGACGTTGGTGTTCGCCCTGCCTCGCGAGATCCGGCCTGCACGCGCGTAA
- a CDS encoding penicillin-binding transpeptidase domain-containing protein, which produces MAVVALVLSGCSDAQDRLTVTVDKFAEALSKGNASAAGALTSDPTQASATLAELFASLGTDVQVEVSSVQHEDDEPSTFSLDTMWKFRDGQTEWNYTTTGTAVASSDGWTIEWSPATVAPGLDAGPLSYSTLTPDPAARVLDRTGADLLTQHIVTLVNVSPGADVNALAALLNPLAPGITAESLRQDLDEANGGPITAITLRQDDFGPIEAQLAALSDVTLAPQTRLLATDKTLTSPALSGLADLWQQRTDGASGWAVNAATSAGPRRVGGQDAAPVADIDSTLDIGMLRAGEQALAPLPTPAAIVAIQPSTGELLAVAQNTAADAQGPIALTGLYPPGSTFKTVTVSAALQAGQVTPDTVVACPGTENIEGRQIPNDDNFDLGQVPLHTAFARSCNTTMGRLAVNLPPDALTKAAEQLGLGIDYTAPGMTTVTGTVPVADTAALRVEEGIGQGRVTASPFGMALVAASLARGSVPAPAIVAGEPGKPDRTPEPLAPTVAEQVKTMMRETVTDGTATALQDIPGLLGKTGTAEYIDDTHAHGWFVGIRGDVAFAVFVSDAGSSGLAVAAAGRFLRALP; this is translated from the coding sequence ATGGCGGTGGTGGCTCTGGTGCTCTCGGGATGCTCGGATGCCCAGGACCGCCTGACGGTCACCGTCGACAAGTTCGCTGAGGCCCTGTCGAAGGGCAACGCGTCGGCGGCCGGCGCGCTCACCTCCGACCCGACACAGGCGTCGGCCACGCTGGCCGAGCTGTTCGCCAGCCTGGGCACCGACGTGCAGGTCGAGGTCTCATCGGTGCAGCACGAGGACGACGAGCCGTCCACCTTCTCCCTCGACACCATGTGGAAGTTCCGTGACGGCCAGACGGAATGGAACTACACCACGACCGGCACCGCGGTCGCCTCGAGCGACGGGTGGACGATCGAGTGGTCGCCCGCGACCGTCGCTCCCGGCCTCGACGCCGGCCCCCTGTCCTACAGCACGCTTACCCCCGACCCCGCCGCGCGGGTGCTCGACCGCACCGGCGCGGACCTGTTGACCCAGCACATCGTCACGCTGGTCAACGTGTCGCCGGGCGCCGATGTCAACGCGCTGGCCGCGCTGCTGAACCCGCTGGCGCCCGGCATCACCGCCGAGTCGCTGCGGCAGGACCTCGACGAGGCCAACGGCGGTCCGATCACCGCAATCACGTTGCGCCAGGACGACTTCGGGCCGATCGAGGCGCAGCTGGCAGCCCTGTCCGACGTCACGTTGGCGCCGCAGACCCGGCTGCTGGCCACCGACAAGACGCTGACCTCACCGGCGCTGTCCGGGCTGGCAGACCTGTGGCAGCAGCGCACCGACGGCGCGTCCGGATGGGCGGTGAACGCCGCGACCAGCGCGGGGCCGCGCCGCGTCGGCGGGCAGGACGCCGCACCCGTCGCGGACATCGACAGCACGCTGGACATCGGCATGCTGCGGGCGGGCGAGCAGGCGCTGGCGCCGCTGCCGACCCCCGCGGCGATCGTGGCGATCCAGCCGTCGACCGGCGAGCTGCTGGCCGTCGCGCAGAACACCGCCGCCGACGCGCAGGGCCCGATCGCGCTGACCGGGCTGTACCCACCCGGCTCGACGTTCAAGACGGTCACCGTCTCGGCCGCGCTGCAGGCCGGCCAGGTGACGCCCGACACCGTCGTCGCCTGCCCGGGCACCGAGAACATCGAGGGCCGCCAGATCCCCAACGACGACAACTTCGACCTCGGGCAAGTGCCGTTGCACACCGCGTTCGCGCGGTCCTGTAACACCACGATGGGGCGGCTGGCGGTGAATCTGCCGCCGGACGCGTTGACCAAGGCCGCCGAACAGCTCGGCCTGGGTATCGACTACACCGCGCCCGGCATGACGACCGTGACCGGCACGGTGCCCGTCGCCGACACGGCGGCGTTGCGGGTCGAGGAAGGCATCGGCCAGGGCCGGGTCACCGCGTCACCGTTCGGGATGGCGCTGGTGGCCGCCTCCCTGGCGCGGGGCTCGGTGCCGGCGCCGGCGATCGTCGCCGGCGAGCCGGGAAAACCTGACCGAACCCCCGAGCCGCTGGCGCCGACGGTCGCCGAGCAGGTCAAGACGATGATGCGCGAAACCGTCACCGATGGGACCGCGACTGCGCTGCAAGACATTCCGGGCCTGTTGGGCAAGACCGGGACCGCCGAGTACATCGACGACACGCATGCGCACGGCTGGTTCGTCGGGATCCGCGGCGACGTGGCGTTCGCGGTGTTCGTCAGCGACGCGGGCAGCTCAGGTCTCGCCGTGGCGGCCGCGGGCCGCTTCCTGCGCGCGCTGCCTTAG